Proteins from one Sabethes cyaneus chromosome 2, idSabCyanKW18_F2, whole genome shotgun sequence genomic window:
- the LOC128735805 gene encoding uncharacterized protein K02A2.6-like produces the protein MEDGQERLLAANSGQRSQLPTDALILQILEQLKQQQLVTNQLLHQQYESQEQQRAFIRQQGDALRNIQVPTNPETILDSLAANVKEFRYDVESNITFAAWFTRYEDLFASDAARLDDPAKVRLLIRKLGLAEHERYLSFILPKTPKDFTFDETVTKLTGLFGTSESLISRRYRCLQVTKGPTEDFVTYSCRVNKSCVEFELGKLSEEEFKSLIYVCGLKSEADAEIRTRLLTMIEDRTSVTLEHLSSECKRLMNLRHDTAMIENTANAVNVIKKQQPFRKRQQYSGERTPKSEVNRNASHSRDKREPASPCWNCGMMHYARDCSFKKHRCTECNRFGHKEGYCSTSQKSRRRQFRRKSNSITVSTKIVSASTGTVFVVAQNLHIMGLDLIEVFQLDSVPMKAFCQQIDSSTVVDKLKADFPEVFSTTLGKCSKATVKLELKPGQKAVFRPKRPVAYATHRAVDDELDRLERMKIITPVDYSEWAAPIVVESEWEHSDLR, from the exons ATGGAGGACGGCCAAGAAAGATTGCTGGCAGCAAACAGCGGCCAGCGCTCGCAGCTTCCAACCGATGCACTTATTTTGCAAATTCTCGAGCAACTGAAACAGCAACAACTCGTGACAAATCAACTCCTCCACCAGCAGTACGAGTCCCAAGAACAGCAACGAGCTTTCATCCGGCAGCAGGGAGATGCACTCCGGAATATTCAAGTACCGACTAATCCAGAAACCATCCTGGATTCATTAGCGGCCAACGTGAAGGAATTTCGGTATGATGTGGAGAGTAACATAACCTTTGCTGCTTGGTTCACCCGTTACGAGGATCTATTCGCAAGCGACGCTGCCCGCCTTGATGATCCAGCAAAAGTGAGACTGTTAATCCGTAAACTCGGTCTCGCTGAACACGAACGCTATTTGAGCTTCATCCTACCGAAAACCCCGAAGGACTTCACCTTCGATGAAACAGTTACCAAGCTAACAGGTTTGTTCGGTACAAGTGAATCATTAATCAGCAGACGGTATCGTTGCCTGCAGGTTACCAAAGGGCCGACTGAAGACTTCGTGACGTACTCCTGCCGTGTAAATAAAAGCTGCGTTGAGTTCGAGTTGGGAAAATTATCGGAGGAAGAATTTAAGTCGCTTATCTACGTTTGCGGTCTGAAATCCGAGGCTGATGCTGAAATAAGGACCCGACTACTGACGATGATAGAGGATAGAACGAGTGTCACCCTAGAGCACCTATCCTCCGAATGCAAGCGGCTGATGAACCTCCGACACGATACCGCTATGATAGAAAATACGGCGAATGCGGTCAACGTCATCAAAAAGCAGCAACCTTTTCGAAAGCGGCAACAATATAGCGGGGAAAGAACGCCGAAATCAGAGGTCAACCGAAATGCTTCGCATAGCAGAGACAAGCGCGAACCAGCGAGTCCCTGCTGGAATTGTGGCATGATGCATTATGCTCGTGACTGCAGTTTCAAGAAACATCGATGTACGGAATGCAACAGGTTCGGGCATAAAGAAGGTTACTGTTCCACTTCGCAGAAGTCCCGCCGCAGGCAATTCAGACGCAAATCAAACAGCATTACAGTGTCTACCAAAATTGTCTCCGCCTCT ACTGGCACCGTCTTTGTAGTTGCGCAAAACTTGCATATCATGGGACTGGATCTAATAGAAGTGTTTCAGCTCGACTCGGTCCCTATGAAAGCGTTTTGTCAGCAAATTGATTCGAGTACGGTGGTTGATAAGTTAAAAGCAGATTTTCCGGAAGTTTTTAGTACCACTCTGGGGAAGTGCAGTAAGGCGACAGTAAAGCTGGAACTCAAGCCGGGGcagaaagcagtttttcgaCCGAAACGCCCGGTGGCTTATGCAACCCACCGTGCTGTAGACGACGAATTGGATCGTCTCGAACGCATGAAAATCATCACGCCGGTGGACTACTCCGAATGGGCCGCACCAATTGTGGTCGAAAGCGAATGGGAACATTCGGATTTGCGGTGA
- the LOC128735807 gene encoding uncharacterized protein K02A2.6-like: MYDFVIEYVSTDKFGHADILSRLINHHARPEEDYVVAAVTLENDINSVAFDSFTILPLNFKEVLQSTRTDPILSKVYKFVQEVQGCILYGERLVIPVQLRKRCLTQLHQGHPGIQRMKAVSRSYVYWPALDVEIEGFVKACPHCALVAKSPAHASPVPWPKPSRPWQRVHIDYAGPIDGEYYLLAVDSYSKWPEIIKTGRITASATIAILRNVFARLGMPETLVSDNGTQFTGAEFAEFCGANGINHVTTAPYHPQSNGQAERFVDTFKRAVKKIRERRRPMEEALDTFLLTYRSTPNRSTPDGLSPSEVLFGRRIRTSLELLRVPPKQTPELSEQGAADRRTFQRNDFVYAKVYKNNAWSWVPGTILEKVGNVMFNVWIQDRRLIRSHLNQLRSRLSSSAVRDQEAKQPSANKSLPLDILLDAWGLRGSSSIPFSSSGQESSASPEYDVTFQEPSISPPMVSHNTSTSAEQSSSSTTSSSSSFESANASTPTVQLPRRSSRVRRAPQWLNPYERN; the protein is encoded by the exons ATGTACGATTTTGTAATCGAGTATGTGTCGACGGATAAATTCGGTCATGCAGACATTCTTTCTCGGCTAATCAATCACCATGCCAGACCTGAGGAAGATTACGTGGTAGCAGCTGTTACACTTGAAAACGATATCAACTCAGTGGCGTTTGATTCGTTCACCATCCTTCCTCTCAATTTTAAGGAAGTACTGCAAAGTACTCGAACGGACCCGATTCTTAGCAAAGTGTACAAGTTCGTTCAAGAAG TGCAAGGATGTATACTTTATGGTGAGCGGCTGGTAATCCCGGTGCAACTACGGAAACGATGTCTCACCCAGCTTCATCAAGGTCATCCTGGAATCCAGCGGATGAAGGCGGTTTCCCGAAGCTACGTGTATTGGCCAGCTCTTGACGTCGAAATAGAGGGTTTCGTTAAAGCATGCCCTCACTGCGCTTTGGTTGCTAAATCACCGGCACATGCGTCACCAGTACCATGGCCAAAACCTAGTCGCCCATGGCAAAGGGTACATATCGATTATGCCGGACCAATAGACGGCGAGTATTATCTATTAGCGGTGGATTCGTATTCCAAATGGCCAGAAATAATTAAAACAGGACGCATTACAGCCTCCGCTACCATTGCCATACTTCGGAATGTTTTTGCACGACTAGGGATGCCGGAGACGTTGGTGTCCGACAACGGCACACAATTTACGGGTGCTGAATTTGCTGAATTTTGCGGTGCAAACGGGATTAACCACGTCACAACCGCCCCATACCACCCACAGTCAAACGGCCAAGCGGAACGGTtcgtggatactttcaagcggGCCGTCAAAAAGATACGAGAGAGAAGGCGGCCGATGGAAGAAGCACTGGACACATTTCTCCTAACGTACCGGAGTACTCCAAACCGTTCTACACCAGATGGGCTCTCACCTTCGGAAGTTTTATTCGGACGACGTATTCGAACATCCCTCGAATTACTGCGGGTACCACCGAAGCAAACACCAGAGTTAAGCGAGCAGGGTGCAGCAGATAGGCGAACCTTTCAGCGGAATGATTTCGTGTATGCCAAGGTTTATAAAAACAACGCTTGGAGTTGGGTACCTGGTACGATTCTGGAAAAAGTAGGGAAcgtaatgtttaatgtttggATCCAAGACCGACGTCTAATACGGTCGCATCTGAATCAACTTCGAAGCCGATTATCATCCAGTGCTGTACGAGACCAAGAAGCAAAGCAACCTTCGGCGAATAAATCGTTGCCGTTAGACATTTTACTTGATGCTTGGGGCCTGCGAGGTTCATCATCTATTCCATTTTCATCCAGTGGTCAGGAATCTTCGGCGTCGCCCGAGTATGACGTCACCTTCCAGGAACCATCAATATCGCCACCGATGGTGTCCCATAACACGTCGACCAGCGCAGAGCAGTCGTCTTCGTCCACCACATCGTCATCTTCTAGCTTCGAATCTGCAAATGCCAGTACACCGACGGTCCAGTTACCTCGGCGCTCTTCACGTGTCAGAAGGGCTCCTCAATGGCTCAACCCATACGAACGCAATTAA